A window from Candidatus Latescibacterota bacterium encodes these proteins:
- a CDS encoding response regulator, protein MDNPTTILVVEDDAAIRRILEYQLQKAGYDVVTAEDGETGLFLARKHEPDLVLLDVMLPRLDGHEVCRQIRQDYRIAQTPVIMLTARSSVKDRVAGLAQGANDYLMKPYDQEEMLVRVKNTLTLARKQREANPLTGLPGNRAIEAELNRRLATHEDFAFLYIDIDNFKGYNDTYGYAKGDEAIRMLAGILTEAIHDTGHEGFAGHVGGDDFVMVAPITVAEEVSRRAVKAFDLLKERLFRREDWERGHLSVLDRQGQELRIPLMSLTVAIVVNEEQRYTHVGQISDAAFELKKYGKTFQGSTVVKERRGHAGEDEEDARHDESISHAEPESA, encoded by the coding sequence ATGGACAATCCCACCACGATTCTCGTCGTCGAAGATGACGCGGCCATCCGTCGCATCCTCGAGTATCAGTTGCAAAAGGCCGGCTACGATGTGGTGACGGCCGAAGACGGCGAAACGGGCCTCTTTCTCGCGCGCAAGCACGAGCCGGATCTCGTGCTGCTCGATGTCATGTTGCCCCGCCTGGACGGACACGAGGTCTGCCGCCAGATCCGGCAGGACTATCGCATCGCCCAGACGCCGGTGATCATGCTCACCGCCCGCAGCTCCGTGAAGGACCGCGTGGCGGGCCTGGCGCAGGGCGCCAACGACTACCTGATGAAGCCCTACGACCAGGAGGAGATGCTGGTCCGGGTGAAGAACACGCTCACCCTGGCGCGCAAGCAGCGCGAGGCGAACCCGCTGACCGGCCTGCCGGGCAACCGCGCCATCGAGGCCGAGCTGAACCGCCGCCTGGCCACGCACGAGGACTTCGCCTTCCTCTACATCGATATCGACAACTTCAAGGGCTACAACGACACCTACGGCTACGCGAAGGGCGACGAGGCCATCCGCATGCTGGCGGGGATCCTCACCGAGGCCATCCACGACACCGGCCACGAGGGCTTCGCGGGGCACGTGGGCGGCGACGACTTCGTCATGGTCGCGCCGATCACCGTGGCCGAGGAGGTCTCCCGCCGCGCGGTGAAGGCCTTCGACCTGCTCAAGGAGCGGCTGTTCCGCCGCGAGGACTGGGAGCGCGGACACCTGAGCGTGCTGGACCGGCAGGGCCAGGAGCTGCGCATTCCGCTGATGAGCCTGACCGTGGCGATCGTCGTGAACGAGGAACAGCGCTACACGCACGTGGGCCAGATCAGCGACGCCGCCTTCGAACTCAAGAAGTACGGGAAGACCTTCCAGGGCAGCACCGTGGTCAAGGAACGCCGCGGCCATGCCGGGGAGGACGAGGAGGACGCCAGGCACGACGAGAGCATCAGCCACGCCGAGCCCGAGTCGGCTTAG
- a CDS encoding HD domain-containing protein, with amino-acid sequence MQVPIEQITELERLEEVVPRRGPSRRVRHLLHRLRLVWTVFFGLATLALAAGAVLGPADLRWELGALGGLAALMLLFLIREERAARATMARERYLWLRLRDLSQIFEVVLGVRSHDDVRSLAGLGLQESMLLLRSEYGALILQDTEGDDHVTVLGYADRNYDHRPWLIEVQNMLRGLAVNVPVFVPNVSADPHFGSSAMLEKAGIGALAAVRFGNGSEAGGLMVVANPRPSEFRYGDDKTFELAARVMTSILRHGRKLDELSEVIADLKREVDELTYANQAKSEFASVASHELKTPLTAVKASVDTLLANVRRGDYEALEEFLLVIREEADRLIDMTGKILEISALDYSNRVMERRPVRLRRVVDSCAQALEVHLQEKDMHLQVDVPLDLPPVFADPGMVRQVLINLIGNAIKFSTSGQSVTVTAQREGEGVQVRVIDEGIGIPEDEQPHIFERFFQGSHQGDNHIQSTGLGLAIVKEIVEQHQGHVSVESRPGAGATFCFDLPLARDSFGLEGTPLDFKQSGEVEEFLRLALDWISHVSRADGAMLFIGGPEELQLYWSTEECENLLEVAKVATRAMSAGSGILLAGEGTSLVAVPLYFRDQVAGCFVARRESPPFPLEDQLLVEGIVDRISRVLAEAAAQRDPGRQLRRAMRAVRDLLQNSQRRVPMRVDPSLLAWELADRAGADRELARDVRLATNFHDVAMAQIGLDIEKQERPLSDTEQERLHEHPRQAARLLEDIQAMESVSQIVLHHHEWYDGAGYPDGLAGSAIPLGARIVAIIDAYCSMTTPRKYKPVHEPLDAARELVRCSGRQFDPSLVRLFLGILEGRSWLEPGESEALLIELETVAAERLARSGGNGQPAPTASASVATVPADNESEEGLD; translated from the coding sequence TTGCAGGTACCCATCGAGCAGATCACCGAACTGGAGCGCCTGGAGGAGGTCGTGCCGCGCCGCGGACCTTCCCGCCGCGTGCGTCACCTGTTGCACCGCCTGCGCCTGGTCTGGACCGTCTTCTTCGGTCTCGCCACCCTGGCGCTGGCCGCGGGCGCGGTCCTGGGTCCCGCCGACCTGCGCTGGGAGCTCGGCGCTCTGGGCGGCCTCGCCGCGCTCATGCTGCTCTTCCTGATCCGCGAGGAGCGCGCCGCGCGCGCCACCATGGCCCGCGAGCGCTACCTCTGGCTGCGCCTGCGCGATCTCAGCCAGATCTTTGAGGTCGTGCTGGGCGTGCGTTCCCACGACGACGTGCGCAGTCTCGCCGGCCTCGGCCTGCAGGAATCGATGCTGCTGCTGCGCAGCGAGTACGGCGCCCTGATCCTGCAGGACACCGAGGGCGACGATCACGTCACCGTCCTCGGCTACGCGGACCGCAACTACGATCACCGCCCCTGGCTGATCGAGGTGCAGAACATGCTGCGCGGGCTGGCCGTCAACGTGCCGGTCTTCGTGCCCAACGTCTCCGCCGATCCCCACTTCGGCAGCTCGGCGATGCTCGAGAAGGCCGGCATCGGCGCCCTGGCCGCCGTGCGCTTCGGCAACGGCAGCGAGGCCGGCGGCCTGATGGTCGTGGCCAATCCCCGTCCCAGCGAGTTCCGCTACGGCGACGACAAGACCTTCGAGCTGGCCGCGCGCGTGATGACGAGCATCCTTCGCCACGGCCGCAAGCTGGACGAGCTGTCGGAGGTCATCGCCGACCTCAAGCGCGAGGTCGACGAGCTGACCTACGCCAACCAGGCCAAGAGCGAGTTCGCCTCCGTCGCCAGCCACGAGCTCAAGACGCCGCTGACGGCGGTCAAGGCCTCGGTGGACACGCTGCTCGCCAACGTGCGCCGCGGCGACTACGAGGCCCTGGAGGAGTTCCTGCTGGTGATCCGCGAGGAGGCCGACCGCCTCATCGACATGACCGGCAAGATCCTCGAGATCTCCGCCCTGGACTACAGCAACCGCGTCATGGAGCGGCGGCCCGTGCGCCTGCGCCGCGTGGTGGACTCCTGCGCCCAGGCCCTCGAGGTGCACCTGCAGGAGAAGGACATGCACCTGCAGGTGGACGTCCCGCTCGACCTGCCGCCGGTCTTCGCCGACCCGGGCATGGTGCGCCAGGTGCTGATCAACCTGATCGGCAACGCGATCAAGTTCAGCACCAGCGGGCAGAGCGTCACCGTGACCGCGCAGCGCGAGGGCGAGGGCGTCCAGGTGCGCGTGATCGACGAGGGCATCGGCATCCCCGAGGACGAGCAGCCGCACATCTTCGAGCGCTTCTTCCAGGGCAGCCACCAGGGCGACAACCACATCCAGAGCACGGGCCTCGGCCTGGCGATCGTCAAGGAGATCGTCGAGCAGCACCAGGGCCACGTGAGCGTGGAGAGCCGACCCGGCGCCGGCGCGACGTTCTGCTTCGACCTGCCCCTGGCCCGCGACAGCTTCGGGCTGGAGGGCACGCCGCTCGACTTCAAGCAGTCGGGCGAGGTGGAGGAGTTCCTGCGCCTGGCGCTGGACTGGATCAGCCACGTCTCGCGCGCCGACGGCGCCATGCTCTTCATCGGCGGTCCCGAGGAGCTGCAGCTCTACTGGTCCACGGAGGAGTGCGAGAACCTGCTGGAGGTCGCCAAGGTCGCCACGCGGGCCATGAGCGCGGGCTCGGGCATCCTGCTGGCCGGCGAGGGCACGAGCCTCGTGGCCGTGCCGCTCTACTTCCGCGACCAGGTGGCGGGCTGCTTCGTGGCGCGCCGCGAGTCGCCGCCCTTCCCGCTGGAGGACCAGCTCCTGGTGGAGGGGATCGTCGACCGCATCAGCCGCGTGCTCGCCGAGGCGGCCGCACAGCGCGATCCCGGCCGCCAGCTGCGCCGGGCCATGCGCGCCGTGCGCGACCTGCTGCAGAACAGCCAGCGCCGCGTGCCGATGCGCGTGGACCCCAGCCTGCTGGCCTGGGAGCTGGCCGACCGCGCAGGCGCTGACCGCGAGCTGGCGCGGGACGTCCGCCTGGCGACGAACTTCCACGACGTCGCCATGGCGCAGATCGGCCTCGACATCGAGAAGCAGGAGCGCCCGCTGAGCGACACCGAGCAGGAGCGACTGCACGAGCATCCGCGGCAGGCGGCGAGGCTGCTCGAGGACATCCAGGCCATGGAGTCGGTGAGTCAGATCGTGCTGCACCACCACGAGTGGTACGACGGCGCGGGCTATCCCGACGGTCTCGCCGGTTCGGCGATTCCGCTGGGCGCCCGCATCGTGGCGATCATCGACGCCTACTGCTCCATGACCACCCCCCGCAAGTACAAGCCCGTGCACGAGCCGCTGGACGCCGCGCGCGAGCTGGTGCGCTGCTCGGGACGCCAGTTCGATCCGTCGCTGGTGCGGCTCTTCCTCGGCATCCTCGAGGGGCGCAGCTGGCTGGAGCCCGGCGAGTCCGAGGCGCTGCTGATCGAGCTGGAAACCGTGGCGGCCGAGCGCCTGGCGCGCAGCGGGGGAAATGGTCAGCCGGCGCCGACAGCGAGCGCTTCAGTCGCCACGGTACCTGCCGATAACGAGAGCGAGGAGGGGCTCGACTGA
- a CDS encoding response regulator — MVSRRRQRALQSPRYLPITRARRGSTEPGSPGEGRRSPWKGATVFQGKVLVVDDEVYILHILDFSLGAEGYEVVTAANGEQALDKAVSEKPDLIVMDVMMPKLDGYETCRRLKEMPETKHIPVLLLTAKGRDVDRKKGFEVGADDYITKPFSPNKLIGRVQEILGISTGQ; from the coding sequence ATGGTCAGCCGGCGCCGACAGCGAGCGCTTCAGTCGCCACGGTACCTGCCGATAACGAGAGCGAGGAGGGGCTCGACTGAGCCCGGGAGCCCCGGCGAGGGGCGCCGCAGTCCATGGAAAGGAGCCACCGTGTTTCAGGGAAAAGTCCTGGTCGTCGATGACGAGGTTTACATCCTGCACATCCTGGACTTCAGCCTGGGAGCCGAGGGATACGAGGTCGTGACGGCCGCCAACGGCGAACAGGCCCTGGATAAGGCCGTGAGCGAGAAGCCCGACCTGATCGTGATGGACGTCATGATGCCCAAGCTCGACGGCTACGAGACCTGCCGGCGGCTCAAGGAGATGCCGGAGACGAAGCACATCCCCGTGCTCCTGCTCACCGCCAAGGGCCGCGACGTGGATCGCAAGAAGGGCTTCGAAGTGGGTGCCGACGACTACATCACCAAGCCGTTCAGCCCCAACAAGCTGATCGGCCGTGTCCAGGAGATCCTGGGCATCTCCACCGGACAGTAG